The Cupriavidus necator DNA window GGCGCAGACAACAAATCGGTCCAGTTGATGTGTGCACCCCAGCGCCTGAATTGCAGCAACTGGATCGATCTGTCTTGTCTTGTTCGCTCCTGCCGGCGTCAGTCATGAGGAGCAAGTCTTAGCGCCCCTGCTCATGTCAGACGCACCGGTCATTCGCACAGCCACCGCGTACGACGCGGTAACAACACATAGGCAAAGAGCCAAATGATCTCGAACATCATCCGACTCACACGCGGTACCTGCCTTGCAACGCTGTTGTCCGCCCTGCCCCTGTCCGGCGCGCTGGCGGAAGGGGATTGGCCCAACCGCCCCATTCGCATCCTCGTCCCAGCTCCGGCGGGAGGCGCATCCGACATGATCGCGCGCACGATTGCGGAAAGCATGCGCCAGAACCTCAAACAATCCGTGGTGGTTGAGAACAAGCCCGGCGCAGGCGGCATCATTGCCACGGAGGCAATGCTCGCCGCGCCACGCGATGGCTACACATTCGTGCTGTCTCCCAACTCGCTTGTGACGGAGAACCCGTACAGCTACAAATTCCGCTTCGATCCGTTCAAGGATCTGGCACCGGTCGCTGAAGTGGCCAGCGTGCCGCTGGTGCTGGTCGCCGACCCGCGTCTGCCGGTCACCAATGTCAGCGAGATGGTGGCCTACGTGAAGGCACATCCGGGGAAGGTCTCCTATGCGTCCTACAGCCCGGGTACGCTTTCTCACATCAAAGGCATGCAGTTCAACAAGGCGGCCGGGCTGGACATGGAGCACGTCGGCTACAAAGGCTCGCCCCCCGCGCTCACCGACCTGATGGGCGGCCAGATTCAGTTCATGTTTGACGGCATGGGCACCGCGCTTGCGCTCGTGAAACCCGGCAAGGTCCGGGCGCTGGCGGTGACATCGGCCGAGCGTTCGCCGTTCCTGCCCGCTGTGCCGACAATGGCGGAAGCGGGCTACCCAAATCTCAGCCAGATCATGGGCACCAGCGTCTGGTCCACGCCCGACGTGCCAGCTGCCATCCGCAGCAAGCTGCAGCAGGAGCTAATCAAGGCCGTCTCATCCCCTTCGGTGAAGAGCCAGCTTGCGGCACTTGGAATGAACGCAGGGAGTCCCACACAGACCTCCGCCGATCTGGAGAAAACGCTCAAGCGGGAGAACGAGCGGACAGGTCAGGCACTGCGTGCCATCAACTACAAGCCCTCCTTGAACTGACCGCCATGCACGACGACAAGTACACGGGTACAAGCACCCCGCCAGCCACACCCATCAGCGACAGCTTGCGCGCGAGCGGCTATTGGAATCCGGAGTGGAACAGCTTTACGGAGCTGGACCCCATCTGGACCGAGAAATTCCTCGACATGGCCATGCATCCGATGACCAAGGGGCTGATCGAGCCAAAGGTCTGGGAGTTCATCTCCATTGCCGTCGATGTATCCTGCACGCACATGTACGGTCCTGGAACGCGGCGCCATATCCGCCGCGCGCTCGAGCTGGGCGCCACCAAGGAAGAGATCGCCGCCGTCCTTCAAGGCGTTAGCGTTCTAGGCTTGCACGCGAACAGCATGGGT harbors:
- a CDS encoding Bug family tripartite tricarboxylate transporter substrate binding protein, producing the protein MISNIIRLTRGTCLATLLSALPLSGALAEGDWPNRPIRILVPAPAGGASDMIARTIAESMRQNLKQSVVVENKPGAGGIIATEAMLAAPRDGYTFVLSPNSLVTENPYSYKFRFDPFKDLAPVAEVASVPLVLVADPRLPVTNVSEMVAYVKAHPGKVSYASYSPGTLSHIKGMQFNKAAGLDMEHVGYKGSPPALTDLMGGQIQFMFDGMGTALALVKPGKVRALAVTSAERSPFLPAVPTMAEAGYPNLSQIMGTSVWSTPDVPAAIRSKLQQELIKAVSSPSVKSQLAALGMNAGSPTQTSADLEKTLKRENERTGQALRAINYKPSLN
- a CDS encoding carboxymuconolactone decarboxylase family protein; this translates as MHDDKYTGTSTPPATPISDSLRASGYWNPEWNSFTELDPIWTEKFLDMAMHPMTKGLIEPKVWEFISIAVDVSCTHMYGPGTRRHIRRALELGATKEEIAAVLQGVSVLGLHANSMGAPMLLEEVARFDAHSQSKK